Proteins encoded together in one Anopheles darlingi chromosome 3, idAnoDarlMG_H_01, whole genome shotgun sequence window:
- the LOC125955135 gene encoding serine-rich adhesin for platelets-like isoform X1 yields the protein MDSMKRNEANNSSHHQTKVVFMKQVADTKNERDLCKISVSDIGSSETILAAKSESKSIKNSFCHSDNASVAGSRNNQLHTTIQQPHRSAATSIVLVKTLPEKYKDSDTRIGAILPPSAAISDIKDSNFDDDNEWDVGISDLIIDLDADIEKTGLNQLQQQQQYIHLNQTQQQVIEKVVSKSIQTSVGAGGLQLAEDAVPGCSDIPNVRSTTKNTNHFRASFDDTISNLTAEHSLSEDGHIVTSSVDANTSSSKGHHHRHKHQSHHHRHKHLLSSEKSEEDSLFKTTQRPVSNSPTTVTKADCRTSDSNVNTESCLSQLVLTTNQLDSRKEVPNANSGIEQHTFSSGSVRDKVSGTIQPKTSNEITLCSTIVTMSSTTSSSSKSTTKLSVDHQATLDKGLKMKIKRTKPGTKTSEAKHEIVKSDQNGTTPTTATLTCSSVCSISSASSVLGNALSSQTTATSGVTTTSSSTTQSSQSIVVANMNVSATTVAVTHSVKAADNASMPAVLNTTNNSSSNTGSSIISNIAVTNTTASPATNTTHLLGIGGGTMVTGQSVNCNNNANGNIGNSGTITVSSNTVANCNISTNSNSCIVGTNNSNGNNSKKHSSQSTSNTANANSTINTIGQNNANQQQPIHCSSMHSSQQQSQLQTSNKRSSSSHRRDKGKDKTTHHNQRDKSELVPQQQQQQQHQQQPQQHLSQQQQQYQQQQQQQQQQQHQQQEQQQQQKQQQEQQQQKQQQKQQQQQHEQQQQQEKQQQQEQHQQQQHQQQQQQQQQQQQQQQQQQQQQKNQKEQQQQQQQQQQQQQQQQQQQQQKEQQQDQQPPQQPPQQQQQPQTQSHLQQPRPQQQPHQHHHHHHQHHSGITEDSGSSDKINRSSSISSSSCTCSSYSQANGLVQQQQTPCSNTSCIYLKSTFGEESGPSEDTTIIATQRLGKIGCGTGGNSNSTVMTSVGSSVASSIVNSNNNTLNASGSPLYVKDVCKTINITSSAISSQNTISSSVNSNSLIGIAGGNSNYSTSSMVSKVHLQNSLQGIGDVNTNKANSSNMIVSSGTLLSSVGTSVSPGLHTQDGKMYGSSPPPAKRHKGDRKDMVDVCVGTSVGTITEPDCLGPCEPGTSVTLEGIVWHETEGGVLVVNVTWRGKTYVGTLIDCTKHDWAPPRFCDSPTEELDSRTPKGRGKRGRSSALLPSNDLSNFTETRSSMHSKLRNGGSKGRGGRGGVIETNSAKLQPGTAGANVLTPTNVSCTPTIGPNNTPSTSPIAFLPPRAEKRKSKDESPSAHAAGNGSSGAGFVIGGGSLAVSSNASIGNNVINPTNLSTGNSSDKVMNAGLNNGGCGDGMMTSGTQYAIASSVVGINVNVGGAGNPVGKKSKVSTSPCAISPVLLECPEQDCSKKYKHANGLKYHQSHAHGGSASSMDEDSMQAPESPQPTKTPPSLPVISQLGAAVGTCSGSQSNLPTDNLLSNPETSALAVSSNNELVVALSTTTTIAGDQNPIAVSSAVIVSTVQSGTASGISTSSSQLPQQSIGSKSSQTMLVTTAQAACHTSPSLNDGENAVANTIGGILSQQPHTSADQSGTKKDPSEVNDSIDSNAAVDTNMGTISLNGSCIIVQLSDEADVSAKLGIGTASNSRSTSVATLLSVSTAGDATKTPSNYVKQKKIRKSPGPSEYDAMTSSANNRTEDVQSPAYSDISDDSTPVTDLTEMPVNSGEGSEKSKGSHVADTSVTRKSNELPGNGVNNAANSTSTAVGPLGQLAGYGLYPFYSGLPHHQPPTVGGSYFQTAPDLGSGRPPAPPSTTISTVVSHNIPTSIAGPGTASSSGAIEYSKNKEPPLDLINKPSVGCSSQLSSHQPQIASSASAPPTLTPGSTTPNTEVPRSIAINSSVVGMQHQGDIKDVTILSSGPLSTPPGSKVLQHYYPYGYVASGYSYPGLDSGYGSISAMTEESKHNSIGSVKEERFKESQGTQGMATKIIKSESLKDIKTEPGLSVGTHQGTGLLTKEHSLTSLNSPQPPPPLPPQSLGPYGNIFQRHGLNATSPTGAPPPGPASHMSTRDEDLRRLFSYSDQRRVSSGGGNGTSSGHPIATGLNPKEEPHSPSSHTTQSQQQQLSLHGQSMLAVSQSSGKSSKSSSSSLQSTSSSSVKGMGKSSDGSSIKLQQDEKETNVKVKQEGQKPTMETQGPPPPPTSQYYSPSLYMSAAPFGFDPSHQMYRQMLVSTAPYNAPPYHLQIPRFNHPPEDLSRNQSTKALDLLQHHANQYYNSHKIHELGERALKSPNSSTVKVSVSNSNLSQQPSCQNPNLCIPPPNNSSTGLSLQQQQSVAVAQQQQNSSSNSTGSGGGGAGVVGSVGCGGGVSGVGGGSGNGSNGGGGNGSGSGLPPLQQTSSQQQPLNSAGTLMQGSSVTNNGQGSNGSGGGVNNSSTGISSSGGSGAKECAHNMDHQGNTSGVNSQQQQPSATSGQSMTGSGNNNVRSPPPQRHVHTHHHTHVGLGYPMFQAPYGAVLASPQATAVTVLSPFQTGPTAK from the exons ATGGATTCAATGAAACGCAACGaggcaaacaacagcagccaccatcaAACCAAGGTGGTCTTCATGAAACAAGTAGCTGATACTAAAAACGAAAGAGATCTATGCAAAATCAGTGTCAGCGACATTGGCAGCAGTGAGACAATCCTTGCAGCAAAAAGTGAGAGTAAGAGCATCAAGAACAGTTTTTGCCATTCCGACAACGCATCAGTTGCAGGAAGTAGGAATAACCAGCTACATACAACAATTCAGCAACCTCATCGATCGGCAGCGACATCAATCGTGCTTGTAAAGACATTGCCGGAAAAATACAAGGATTCTGATACAAGGATTGGCGCGATCTTACCTCCATCAGCAGCCATCAGTGACATAAAAGATTCCAACtttgatgacgacaacgaatGGGATGTAGGCATTAGTGATCTGATAATAGATCTAGACGCCGATATTGAAAAAACTGGTTTAAATcaacttcagcagcagcaacaatacaTCCATTTGAATCAGACACAGCAGCAAGTTATCGAAAAAGTAGTTTCTAAAAGCATACAGACGTCTGTGGGTGCTGGTGGACTACAGCTAGCTGAAGACGCAGTGCCAGGATGTTCCGACATCCCGAATGTTAGAAGCACAACCAAAAATACTAACCATTTTCGGGCATCCTTTGACGACACTATTAGTAACTTGACTGCTGAACATTCACTTTCAGAGGACGGACATATTGTGACTAGTTCTGTTGATGCAAATACCAGCAGTTCTAAAgggcatcatcaccgtcataaACATCaaagccaccatcatcgacatAAGCATCTATTGTCTAGCgaaaaaagtgaagaagatTCATTATTTAAGACAACTCAACGGCCCGTTAGCAACAGTCCAACGACAGTAACAAAAGCTGATTGTCGTACTAGTGACAGTAACGTAAATACCGAATCCTGCTTGTCGCAATTAGTTTTGACAACAAACCAGTTAGATAGTAGGAAGGAAGTGCCTAACGCTAACTCTGGCATTGAACAGCATACATTCTCCAGCGGAAGCGTTCGCGATAAAGTCTCCGGAACGATCCAACCCAAAACTAGCAACGAAATTACGCTCTGTAGTACCATTGTCACAATGTCTTCGACTACAAGCAGTTCGAGTAAATCAACGACGAAATTGTCTGTTGATCATCAAGCAACACTGGATAAAGGATTAAAGATGAAGATAAAACGTACCAAGCCGGGAACGAAAACATCCGAAGCAAAGCATGAAATCGTTAAGTCTGATCAGAATGGAACGACTCCAACCACTGCCACCCTGACTTGTAGCAGTGTATGTTCGATTTCCAGCGCCAGTTCGGTTTTGGGAAATGCGTTATCGTCGCAAACTACCGCAACTAGCGGCGTGACGACTACATCGTCGAGCACAACGCAATCATCTCAAAGCATTGTTGTTGCGAACATGAATGTTAGTGCCACAACAGTTGCCGTAACACACTCAGTAAAAGCTGCTGATAATGCGAGTATGCCTGCTGTTCTCAACACAActaataacagcagcagtaatacTGGCAGTAGCATAATCAGTAATATTGCAGTTACGAATACAACCGCCAGCCCCGCTACAAATACAACCCACTTGCTAGGGATAGGAGGTGGTACAATGGTTACTGGACAAAGTGTAAATTGCAACAACAATGCAAATGGAAATATTGGTAATTCTGGAACCATAACTGTTAGCAGTAATACTGTCGCCAACTGCAATATCAGTACAAATAGTAACAGCTGCATAGTTGGAACAAACAATAGTAACGGTAACAACAGTAAAAAGCATTCATCTCAATCTACCAGCAATACTGCCAACGCTAACAGCACCATTAATACAATCGGTCAGAACAATgctaatcagcagcaaccgattcATTGCTCGAGCATGCATAGTTCACAACAGCAATCCCAACTCCAAACCTCCAATAaacgcagtagcagtagtcaCCGGAGAGATAAAGGTAAAGATAAGACTACACATCACAATCAGCGGGATAAAAGTGAACTGgtaccacagcagcagcagcaacaacaacaccagcaacagccacagcaacacctatcgcaacagcagcagcaatatcaacaacagcagcaacaacaacaacagcaacagcatcaacaacaagagcagcagcagcagcaaaaacaacaacaagagcagcagcagcaaaaacaacaacaaaaacagcagcagcaacaacacgaacagcagcaacaacaggaaaagcagcaacaacaggaacagcatcagcagcagcagcaccaacagcagcagcaacaacagcagcagcaacagcagcagcagcagcagcagcagcagcagcagaagaatcaaaaggaacagcaacagcagcagcagcaacagcaacaacaacagcaacagcaacagcaacagcaacagcaaaaggaacagcaacaggaccAGCAACCTCCGCAGCAACctccgcagcaacagcagcaaccgcaaacgCAGTCACATCTACAGCAgccgcggccgcagcagcaaccacaccagcatcatcatcaccaccaccaacatcacagTGGCATCACAGAGGATAGTGGTTCTAGTGACAAGATCAATCGTTCCTCCTCCATTAGTAGTAGCAGTTGCACCTGCTCCTCTTATAGTCAAGCGAATGGTCttgtccagcaacagcaaacacctTGTTCCAACACATCTTGCATTTACTTAAAGAGCACGTTTGGTGAAGAGAGTGGACCAAGCGAGGATACAACGATCATAGCGACGCAAAGATTAGGCAAGATAGGGTGTGGCACAGGTGGTAACAGTAATAGTACAGTAATGACTTCTGTTGGATCATCTGTTGCTTCTAGTATAGTCAACAGTAATAATAATACTCTCAATGCATCCGGGTCACCATTGTACGTTAAAGATGTGTGCAAG ACGATAAACATTACATCTTCCGCCATTTCCTCACAAAACACCATCTCATCAAGTGTAAACAGTAACAGTTTAATAGGCATTGCCGGTGGAAATAGTAATTATTCCACAAGTTCGATGGTCTCTAAGGTACATCTGCAAAATTCATTACAGGGTATTGGCGATGTAAATACGAATAAGGCCAATAGCAGTAACATGATAG TTTCTTCTGGAACGCTCTTGTCAAGTGTCGGAACATCAGTTAGCCCTGGTTTACATACACAGGATGGTAAGATGTATGGTTCCAGCCCACCACCCGCCAAACGTCATAAAGGAGATCGAAAGGACATGGTAGACGTTTGCGTGGGAACATCAGTCGGAACCATCACAGAACCAGACTGTTTGGGACCCTGTGAACCGGGTACTTCAGTAACGCTTGAAGGCATCGTATGGCATGAAACGGAAGGTGGCGTTTTGGTTGTAAATGTGACCTGGCGAGGGAAAACCTACGTTGGTACGCTTATCGACTGTACCAAACATGACTGGGCACCACCAAG ATTTTGTGACTCTCCAACGGAGGAATTAGATTCGAGGACACCGAAAGGCCGTGGCAAACGAGGCAGAAGCAGTGCATTACTGCCATCAAACGATCTTAGCAATTTTACGGAAACTAGAAGTTCG ATGCACAGCAAACTGAGAAATGGAGGCTCCAAGGGTCGAGGGGGCCGTGGAGGGGTTATAGAAACGAATTCAGCAAAACTTCAACCTGGAACTGCAGGTGCTAATGTGCTTACTCCAACCAATGTCAGCTGTACCCCAACCATTGGGCCTAACAATACTCCTTCAACGTCGCCGATAGCGTTCCTACCACCGCGAGCAGAGAAACGCAAATCAAAAGACGAATCTCCATCTGCGCATGCTGCTGGTAATGGTAGCTCGGGAGCTGGATTTGTAATTGGTGGCGGAAGCCTTGCTGTTAGTAGCAATGCTTCTATTGGAAACAATGTGATAAACCCTACAAATTTGAGTACTGGAAATTCCTCCGATAAAGTTATGAATGCTGGTTTAAACAACGGTGGCTGCGGAGATGGGATGATGACTAGCGGAACTCAGTATGCCATTGCTAGTTCTGTAGTAGGAATCAATGTTAATGTTGGTGGTGCAGGAAATCCTGTCGGCAAGAAAAGCAAAGTCAGTACGTCGCCATGTGCTATTTCACCAGTTCTTTTAGAATGTCCTGAGCAAGATTGCAGCAAAAAATACAAGCATGCAAACGGTTTAAAGTACCACCAAAGTCACGCGCACGGAGGCAGCGCATCATCGATGGATGAAGATTCTATGCAGGCTCCAGAGTCACCTCAACCGACTAAAacgccaccgtcgctgccAGTTATTTCTCAACTTGGAGCAGCAGTGGGAACGTGCAGTGGATCTCAGTCAAATCTACCGACCGATAACCTTTTGTCAAACCCAGAAACAAGTGCGCTAGCGGTTTCCAGTAACAATGAGTTGGTAGTTGCTTtatcaaccacaacaacgatAGCTGGCGACCAAAATCCTATTGCTGTTAGCTCGGCTGTAATTGTATCAACAGTGCAATCTGGTACTGCTTCAGGCATTTCAACTTCGTCTAGTCAATTGCCACAACAAAGCATAGGATCGAAATCTTCGCAAACAATGTTGGTTACAACGGCACAAGCTGCCTGTCACACCTCACCAAGCTTAAATGATGGTGAGAATGCCGTCGCTAACACGATAGGAGGCATTTTATCCCAACAACCCCATACCTCTGCGGATCAGTCAGGTACAAAAAAGGATCCATCTGAAGTGAATGATAGTATCGATAGCAATGCAGCCGTGGATACAAATATGGGAACGATATCCTTGAATG GTTCTTGCATTATTGTTCAACTTTCAGATGAGGCGGATGTTTCTGCAAAGTTGGGAATTGGCACGGCCTCAAATAGTAGATCAACTAGCGTGGCAACACTACTCTCGGTTTCTactgccggtgacg CTACAAAAACTCCGAGCAATTAtgtgaagcaaaagaagataCGGAAGTCACCCGGTCCCTCTGAGTATGATGCAATGACCTCATCGGCAAATAATCGTACAGAAGATGTACAAAGTCCAGCTTACAGTGATATCAGTGATGATTCCACACCAGTCACGGACTTGACCGAAATGCCTGTCAACagtggagaaggaagtg AAAAATCTAAAGGATCTCACGTAGCTGACACATCCGTCACGCGAAAATCAAATGAACTGCCAGGTAATGGTGTAAACAATGCAGCAAACAGCACTTCAACAGCAGTTGGTCCGTTAGGACAACTGGCGGGATACGGTCTATATCCTTTTTATTCTGGGTTgccgcaccaccaaccacctaCAGTAGGAGGTTCGTATTTTCAAACGGCACCAGATCTAGGTTCAGGTAGACCTCCTGCTCCGCCTTCGACGACGATTAGTACGGTAGTATCGCACAACATTCCGACGAGTATTGCAGGTCCAGGAACAGCATCATCCAGTGGCGCAATTGAATATAGTAAAAACAAGGAACCTCCTCTGGATCTTATCAATAAACCTAGTGTTGGTTGTTCGTCGCAACTTTCATCGCATCAACCACAAATTGCGTCTTCGGCGTCCGCACCACCAACATTGACGCCGGGAAGCACAACGCCCAACACGGAGGTTCCCCGAAGTATAGCGATAAATTCTTCGGTGGTGGGAATGCAACATCAAGGAGACATCAAAGATGTCACTATTTTGAGTTCTGGTCCTCTATCAACACCTCCTGGAAGTAAAGTGCTACAGCATTATTATCCATATGG CTATGTAGCGTCAGGCTATAGTTATCCAGGTCTGGATTCCGGCTATGGCTCAATATCAGCAATGACAGAAGAATCAAAACATAACTCGATTGGCAGCGTGAAAGAGGAACGATTCAAGGAGAGCCAAGGCACACAA GGAATGGCAACTAAAATAATCAAATCCGAATCATTAAAAGATATTAAGACTGAGCCAGGGCTAAGCGTTGGTACACATCAGGGCACCGGATTGCTTACGAAGGAACATTCGTTAACGAGCCTAAACTCGCCacaaccaccccctcccttacCACCACAATCACTAGGACCTTATGGTAATATATTTCAGCGCCACGGTTTAAACGCAACATCCCCGACTGGTGCACCGCCACCAGGCCCTGCGTCGCATATGTCCACTAGAGATGAAGATTTGCGGAG ATTATTCAGTTATTCCGACCAACGGCGCGTTTCATCAGGTGGTGGTAATGGGACGTCATCCGGACATCCGATAGCAACAGGTCTTAACCCAAAGGAAGAACCACATTCTCCGTCATCACATACGACTCAatctcaacaacagcaacttaGTTTACATGGACAGTCTATGCTGGCAGTAAGTCAGTCAAGTGGGAAGAGTTCGAAATCTTCTTCCTCGTCTCTGCAAAGtacctcgtcctcgtccgtcAAAGGCATGGGGAAATCTTCGGATGGTAGCAGCATAAAGTTGCAACAAGATGAAAAAGAGACTAATGTAAAGGTCAAGCAAGAAGGTCAGAAACCAACAATGGAAACTCagggaccaccgccaccgcccacGTCACAATATTATTCTCCATCGTTGTACATGAGCGCAGCTCCGTTTGGTTTCGATCCCAGCCACCAGATGTACCGACAAATGCTGGTTTCCACAGCACCCTATAATGCGCCACCGTATCACTTGCAAATTCCTCGTTTTAACCATCCACCAGAGGATCTTTCGCGGAACCAAAGTACAAAGGCCTTGGACCTTTTGCAGCACCATGCCAACCAATACTACAACTCCCATAAGATTCACGAGTTAGGTGAGCGAGCACTAAAAAgtcccaacagcagcaccgtcaaAGTAAGCGTATCCAATTCCAATCTCTCCCAGCAACCAAGCTGCCAAAATCCTAATTTATGCATTCCTCCGCCAAACAATAGTAGCACTGGGTTGtcattgcagcaacagcaatctgttgctgttgcacagcaacaacagaattCATCGTCTAATTCCACTGGtagcgggggtgggggtgctggCGTTGTTGGCAGTGTTggttgtggcggtggtgttagtggggtgggtggtggtagcggaaaTGGTAGTAATGGTGGAGGTGGTAATGGTAGTGGCAGTGGACTACCCCCATTGCAGCAAacatcatcacagcagcaACCTCTTAATTCTGCAGGAACCCTTATGCAAG GATCGTCCGTGACTAATAATGGCCAAGGTAGTaacggtagcggtggtggcgtaAACAATAGTTCGACAGGTATTAGTAGCAGCGGTGGAAGTGGCGCTAAAGAATGCGCACATAACATGGATCATCAGGGTAATACAAGCGGCGTtaactcacaacaacaacagccatcGGCAACAAGTGGCCAATCAATGACTGGTAGTGGCAACAACAATGTGAGAAGTCCGCCACCGCAACGACATGTTCACAcacatcaccacacacacgttggCCTTGGTTATCCTATGTTTCAGGCTCCTTATGGTG CAGTTTTAGCGAGCCCCCAAGCCACTGCTGTTACTGTGCTAAGTCCATTCCAAACCGGACCAACAGCAAAATGA